A part of Rhipicephalus microplus isolate Deutch F79 chromosome 8, USDA_Rmic, whole genome shotgun sequence genomic DNA contains:
- the LOC142769243 gene encoding uncharacterized protein LOC142769243, translating to MVKCWNEDRGCDVVLPASELNKHFCKDCDHHSTSCPRCSMVVRCNSVCAHMESECMDHAMSAPAASPQLNSSSQHATMMALNANMCTRVGQIKDTLDHLTQENITQSNCLNEISQYMNTMKETLKEISHRTRDLGSVVSASDVLHSTVTLNHHGQMLQELSGTIGNSHEALKDLLYGTKRCVEELKKDTATTLRVDLKEIVCGEGSVLREAMRRDLENVKKAASSNCAETVAAILEVKECENKAGSIVKNTEKISALSSITLKRHEFSVEGLNTFKGRALANGFCAYEKKKVYTSGYLLSPGIYFKRDGQHVLMCPHMRLHKGIIDSVLQWPFEENFRLTIKHPSQSKECQRLVVATNIKEYARPDTEQNVGAYCTARSFRLDELEREGYIADDKLQEVGSLFEKQFKLRTRLG from the coding sequence GTGAAATGCTGGAACGAAGACCGTGGTTGCGACGTTGTTTTGCCTGCATCGGAACTCAACAAACACTTTTGCAAAGATTGTGACCACCACTCCACTTCCTGTCCTAGATGTTCGATGGTCGTACGCTGTAATAGTGTGTGTGCCCACATGGAGAGCGAGTGCATGGATCACGCGATGTCGGCGCCAGCGGCGAGTCCTCAACTGAACTCATCTAGCCAGCATGCGACAATGATGGCTTTGAATGCAAACATGTGCACACGTGTAGGTCAAATCAAAGACACTTTAGACCACCTTACCCAGGAAAATATCACCCAAAGTAACTGCCTCAATGAGATTTCGCAGTACATGAACACGATGAAAGAAACACTTAAAGAAATATCACATAGAACTAGAGATTTGGGCAGTGTTGTGTCTGCCTCAGATGTATTACATAGCACAGTAACACTGAATCACCATGGCCAAATGTTACAAGAGCTTTCAGGAACAATAGGCAATTCACACGAAGCACTGAAAGATCTTTTATATGGCACGAAGCGATGTGTCGAAGAGCTGAAAAAAGACACAGCAACCACCTTGAGAGTGGATTTAAAAGAAATTGTTTGTGGTGAGGggagcgtgctgagggaagccaTGAGAAGAGATCTTGAGAATGTCAAAAAGGCAGCCTCCAGCAACTGCGCAGAAACTGTTGCCGCAATCCTTGAAGTGAAGGAGTGCGAGAACAAAGCCGGTTCGATTgtgaaaaatacagaaaaaatctcAGCCTTAAGCTCAATTACACTAAAACGACACGAGTTCTCTGTAGAAGGTCTGAACACATTTAAAGGCAGAGCACTTGCAAATGGGTTTTGTGCATATGAGAAGAAAAAAGTGTACACATCGGGTTATCTCTTGTCACCAGGCATATATTTTAAACGAGACGGACAACATGTTTTGATGTGTCCGCACATGAGGCTGCACAAAGGAATCATAGACAGTGTTCTTCAATGGCCCTTTGAGGAGAACTTTAGGCTGACCATCAAACATCCATCACAAAGCAAGGAGTGTCAGAGACTGGTGGTCGCTACTAATATTAAGGAATATGCGAGACCTGATACAGAGCAAAATGTTGGAGCATATTGTACTGCCCGCTCATTTCGCTTGGATGAACTGGAACGTGAAGGGTACATCGCGGACGACAAGCTTCAGGAAGTTGGGAGCTTGTTTGAAAAACAATTCAAACTGAGAACTCGATTAGGTTAA